A single genomic interval of Acidimicrobiia bacterium harbors:
- a CDS encoding glycine C-acetyltransferase yields the protein MSSFLEHLSSELVTLRSDGLEKRERLIASPQDATVRLSDGQEVINLCANNYLGLANHPRLIKAAHAALDEYGYGMASVRFICGTQTIHTALESRLSAFLKTEDTILYSSCFDANTGLFETLLGEQDAIISDELNHASIIDGIRLCKAQRFRYANNDLTDLENQLKASRDARFRLIATDGVFSMDGIIANLPGICDLAEEYDAMVFVDDSHAVGFVGDHGGGTPDYWGVEDRVTIRTGTLGKALGGASGGYTSGPKELVAWLRQRSRPYLFSNSLAPMITASSMTALDLIEDGAGLRRRLADNGSYFRSSMQEAGFRLAGAGHPIIPVMLGDAKVAGEMAHRLLGRGVYVTAFSFPVVPRDQARIRTQMSAAHTIDHLDTAISAFVDVGTELGVLA from the coding sequence ATGAGCAGTTTCCTAGAACACCTCTCCTCCGAATTGGTCACCCTCCGTTCAGACGGGCTGGAAAAACGTGAGCGCCTCATTGCCTCTCCTCAGGATGCCACCGTCAGGCTCAGTGACGGTCAAGAGGTCATCAACCTGTGTGCGAATAACTACCTCGGGTTGGCCAATCATCCCCGGCTGATTAAAGCGGCCCACGCGGCGCTCGACGAATACGGTTACGGAATGGCCTCGGTCCGCTTCATCTGCGGTACCCAAACCATCCACACCGCCCTTGAGTCGAGGTTGTCGGCATTCCTCAAGACCGAGGACACCATCCTCTACTCATCGTGCTTCGACGCCAACACCGGCCTGTTCGAGACCTTGCTTGGCGAGCAAGACGCCATCATCTCGGATGAGCTGAATCATGCGTCGATCATTGACGGGATACGGCTGTGCAAGGCCCAGCGATTCCGATATGCCAACAACGATCTCACCGACCTCGAAAACCAATTGAAGGCATCCCGGGATGCAAGATTCCGACTCATCGCCACGGATGGGGTCTTCTCGATGGATGGGATCATCGCCAACCTGCCGGGTATTTGCGATCTCGCCGAAGAATACGATGCGATGGTGTTCGTCGATGACTCTCATGCGGTCGGGTTCGTCGGTGACCATGGCGGAGGAACCCCGGACTATTGGGGAGTCGAGGATCGGGTCACGATCCGGACCGGAACGCTTGGAAAAGCTCTTGGTGGCGCTTCGGGGGGCTACACCTCCGGCCCGAAGGAGTTGGTCGCCTGGCTCCGCCAACGGTCCCGTCCATACCTCTTCTCGAATTCACTGGCACCAATGATTACTGCGTCGTCCATGACTGCGCTTGATCTCATCGAAGACGGCGCCGGGCTTCGGCGACGGCTGGCAGACAACGGGTCCTACTTCCGGTCTTCCATGCAAGAGGCCGGTTTTCGACTGGCAGGGGCGGGCCACCCAATCATCCCGGTGATGCTTGGTGACGCCAAGGTGGCAGGCGAAATGGCCCACCGACTCCTCGGCCGGGGCGTGTACGTAACGGCCTTCTCGTTTCCCGTCGTGCCCCGCGACCAAGCCCGCATCCGGACCCAGATGTCGGCCGCCCATACGATCGACCACCTCGACACGGCCATCTCGGCATTTGTCGACGTCGGCACCGAGCTAGGCGTCCTGGCGTGA
- the rpsF gene encoding 30S ribosomal protein S6 → MNNYEVMTIHRPDLQEPDAQSKVKEIAALLEARGAEVSQQDFWGKRRFAYEINHMNEGYYSLVTFKTDNPVAIDELDRALRLSDAVIRHKVMRLED, encoded by the coding sequence TTGAACAACTATGAAGTCATGACGATCCATCGTCCTGACCTCCAAGAGCCAGATGCTCAGAGCAAGGTCAAGGAGATCGCAGCCTTGCTGGAAGCTCGAGGCGCCGAGGTCTCCCAACAGGATTTTTGGGGCAAGCGACGCTTTGCCTACGAAATCAACCACATGAACGAGGGCTATTACTCGCTCGTCACCTTCAAAACCGATAATCCGGTGGCGATTGACGAACTCGATCGTGCCCTGCGCCTGTCCGATGCAGTCATCCGGCATAAGGTCATGCGCCTAGAAGACTGA
- the ssb gene encoding single-stranded DNA-binding protein — protein sequence MTNTVTLIGNLVEDPELRFTQSGIAMAKIRIAVNRRWRDQANEWQEETSYFGGTLWREAAEHASESLTKGTRIIVTGSLEQRSWDTPEGEKRSVVELRIDELGPSLRWASATVTKAARTGGGDFGGGSDGGGLPAAPVAREDFGPDEAPF from the coding sequence ATGACGAATACCGTAACACTCATCGGAAACCTGGTTGAAGATCCAGAGCTGCGCTTCACGCAATCGGGCATCGCCATGGCCAAGATTCGCATTGCCGTCAATCGCCGTTGGCGTGATCAGGCAAACGAATGGCAGGAAGAGACGTCGTACTTCGGCGGAACTTTGTGGCGAGAAGCCGCCGAACATGCGTCCGAGTCGCTCACGAAGGGCACTCGCATCATCGTGACCGGCAGCCTTGAACAACGCAGCTGGGATACCCCCGAAGGTGAAAAGCGGTCGGTCGTTGAACTCCGCATTGACGAACTCGGTCCCAGTCTTCGCTGGGCTTCCGCCACGGTGACCAAAGCCGCCCGCACGGGTGGCGGTGACTTCGGCGGCGGCTCGGATGGGGGCGGCCTTCCGGCTGCTCCGGTGGCCAGGGAAGATTTCGGACCAGACGAAGCGCCGTTTTAG
- a CDS encoding 30S ribosomal protein S18 codes for MKKKVCVFCTDKRATIDYKEVSVLRRYVSDRSKIRARRVTGNCARHQREVAMAIKNAREMALLPYINR; via the coding sequence ATGAAGAAAAAGGTCTGTGTGTTCTGCACGGACAAACGCGCCACCATTGACTACAAAGAGGTCTCGGTTTTGCGTCGGTATGTTTCCGACCGCTCCAAGATCCGTGCCCGTCGTGTCACCGGGAACTGTGCCCGGCACCAGCGTGAGGTGGCCATGGCCATCAAGAACGCTCGTGAAATGGCCCTACTGCCGTACATCAACCGCTAA
- the rplI gene encoding 50S ribosomal protein L9 produces MKLILTAEVPGLGVEGDIVEVADGYGRNYLLPRHVAIKATGGALKHATALKEARDESSRKARQAAETIATALVGTRIVIGAQAGDEGRLFGSIGINDIVEGVQKFAGVALDRHAINLDKPIKSIGLHEVPIKLHKDVEFVLTLDVIPA; encoded by the coding sequence ATGAAACTGATTCTGACAGCGGAAGTCCCCGGGCTCGGGGTCGAGGGAGACATTGTTGAGGTAGCCGACGGTTACGGCCGCAACTATTTGTTGCCGCGTCATGTCGCCATCAAAGCCACCGGTGGTGCTCTCAAGCACGCTACGGCGCTGAAGGAAGCTCGCGATGAGTCGTCGCGTAAGGCCCGTCAAGCAGCCGAAACCATCGCTACGGCACTGGTTGGCACCCGGATTGTCATTGGTGCTCAAGCCGGTGACGAAGGCAGGCTGTTCGGTTCGATCGGGATCAATGACATCGTCGAAGGCGTGCAGAAGTTTGCCGGCGTCGCGCTGGACCGCCATGCCATCAACCTGGACAAGCCGATCAAGAGCATCGGCCTGCATGAAGTGCCAATCAAACTGCACAAAGACGTGGAGTTTGTGTTGACCCTCGACGTCATCCCGGCGTAA
- the dnaB gene encoding replicative DNA helicase has translation MADGGAYEPPDDSYAPPAPDAPLRAPSRASGIRTPPHNADAEESVLGAMLLSSDAANAVIDRLSSYDFYVPAYQAIYEAMVELYNTSQPIDAVTVTDQLRRKDELDKIGGPAFITRLQNAVPVASRVDYYADIVEESALRRSLIRAGGEITNLAHQTDEEIDYVIDNAEQTVLGVAERRVGDGLLELSTMLKPALENIEALEANAGQITGLSTGFRDLDGMLAGFQPANLIVIAARPAMGKSAIALNIATNVAVSGGVVAMFSLEMGKDEIIQRILCSMGRVDSMKLRAGQLSVEMWQKVTNAASRLYPAPIFVDDSSYTTVTDVRAKCRRLKRQKGRLDLVVLDYLQLMQGRNRENRQQEIAEISRNLKNLARELECPVLAVSQLNRGLEAREDKRPRLGDLRESGAIEQDADIVMFIYRDEYYNPEAVESKGLAEVIIAKHRAGATGRVEMNFLPEYTLFTDLTRHPVP, from the coding sequence ATGGCGGACGGCGGCGCGTACGAGCCACCTGATGACTCGTACGCGCCGCCGGCGCCTGATGCTCCTCTACGGGCGCCGTCTCGGGCGAGCGGTATCAGAACCCCGCCCCATAACGCAGACGCCGAGGAGTCGGTCCTCGGCGCCATGCTGCTGTCCTCGGACGCCGCCAACGCGGTTATCGACCGTCTGTCGTCGTACGACTTCTATGTTCCTGCCTATCAGGCCATCTATGAAGCCATGGTTGAGCTCTACAACACGAGTCAGCCGATTGATGCGGTCACCGTTACAGACCAGCTCCGCCGCAAAGACGAGCTGGACAAAATTGGTGGCCCGGCCTTCATCACTCGCCTCCAGAACGCCGTGCCGGTGGCCTCGCGGGTCGACTACTACGCCGACATCGTCGAAGAGAGCGCGCTGCGGAGGAGCCTGATTCGGGCGGGTGGCGAGATCACCAACCTGGCTCATCAGACGGACGAAGAAATCGATTACGTCATCGACAATGCGGAACAGACCGTGCTGGGAGTCGCCGAACGGCGGGTCGGGGACGGCTTGTTGGAGCTATCGACGATGCTCAAACCTGCTCTCGAGAACATCGAAGCGCTCGAGGCCAACGCCGGGCAGATCACCGGATTGTCCACCGGCTTCCGGGACCTCGACGGCATGTTGGCCGGTTTCCAACCCGCCAATCTCATCGTCATCGCCGCCCGTCCGGCGATGGGCAAAAGTGCCATAGCCCTGAACATCGCGACCAATGTCGCCGTCAGTGGCGGGGTGGTCGCCATGTTCTCCTTGGAGATGGGCAAAGACGAAATCATTCAACGAATTCTGTGCTCGATGGGCCGGGTCGATTCGATGAAGTTACGAGCCGGACAGCTTTCCGTTGAGATGTGGCAAAAAGTCACGAACGCGGCGAGTCGCTTGTATCCGGCGCCGATCTTCGTCGATGACAGCTCGTACACAACCGTCACCGACGTTCGGGCCAAATGTCGACGCCTCAAACGCCAGAAGGGACGTCTCGACCTCGTGGTCCTCGACTACCTCCAGCTAATGCAGGGTCGTAATCGTGAGAACCGTCAGCAAGAGATCGCCGAGATCAGCCGAAATCTCAAAAACCTGGCTCGTGAGCTCGAGTGCCCCGTCCTGGCCGTGTCCCAGCTCAACCGTGGTCTCGAAGCGAGAGAAGACAAACGGCCCCGGCTTGGCGACCTGCGTGAATCGGGTGCCATCGAGCAGGATGCCGACATCGTGATGTTCATCTACCGCGACGAGTACTACAACCCTGAGGCGGTCGAGAGCAAAGGATTGGCAGAAGTCATCATTGCCAAGCATCGGGCAGGTGCTACCGGCCGGGTCGAGATGAATTTCCTGCCCGAGTACACGTTATTCACCGACCTAACCCGACACCCGGTTCCGTAA
- a CDS encoding cytochrome c: MPHRRVKLIVVRRLSLLAITLLVLAGCAETSQLGIDRSPAELIELGSTSYQTFCAACHGVDLRGTDQGPSFLSIIYEPNHHSDFAFTSAVKNGAVAHHWEFGDMPPVAVITDDEIAAVTAYVRNVQEIEGFDE, from the coding sequence TTGCCACACCGAAGAGTTAAACTCATAGTTGTGCGTCGTCTCTCCTTACTTGCCATCACGCTTCTCGTCCTCGCGGGTTGTGCCGAAACGAGCCAGCTAGGTATCGACCGCTCACCTGCCGAGCTCATCGAGCTTGGATCAACTTCGTATCAGACGTTCTGCGCAGCCTGTCATGGCGTTGATCTACGGGGTACCGATCAGGGACCATCCTTTCTCTCGATCATCTACGAACCGAACCACCACAGCGACTTCGCCTTCACGAGCGCCGTCAAGAACGGCGCGGTGGCTCACCACTGGGAATTTGGAGACATGCCTCCCGTAGCGGTCATCACCGACGATGAGATTGCGGCGGTCACCGCCTATGTCCGTAACGTCCAAGAAATCGAAGGGTTCGACGAATAG
- a CDS encoding DoxX family protein, which translates to MAGIMKMTQTKEKLAENMGWVEHYKTRAIRLIGLLEALGAIGLILPAVTNILPILTPLAVIGIALVMVRAMSRQLSRGNETQMVVMNMTFLLMALFVAWGRFGDYAF; encoded by the coding sequence ATGGCGGGCATTATGAAGATGACCCAGACCAAAGAGAAGCTCGCTGAAAACATGGGTTGGGTCGAACACTACAAGACCCGGGCGATCAGGTTGATTGGTCTTCTTGAGGCCCTCGGAGCGATCGGTCTAATTCTCCCAGCCGTGACGAACATTCTCCCCATTCTCACCCCCCTGGCAGTGATCGGCATTGCCCTCGTGATGGTCAGGGCGATGTCGCGCCAACTGAGTCGAGGCAATGAGACCCAGATGGTCGTCATGAACATGACGTTTCTGCTCATGGCACTGTTTGTGGCCTGGGGCCGCTTCGGCGACTACGCCTTCTAG
- a CDS encoding DMT family transporter: MHPRSIVALGAASFGWGLAGVGVRALFVAGATTFTVVVFRILFATVAIVGYGLVRQTVIDREAWRRGSAIGVLRIGIAPMLFIGSLNFVSAGFEALVITLVPVVTAVMARFLLSETLRRTQVFGLLFGLTGTLIIVLSGDSGLAEGGSALVGGGLAFGGVVVGSMSGILSRRFAPMHNTTELAIPMFVSGLFVAGAVGLAVGGVTPTSVASGYWVLLIGLGLGSTLLPFAATLYATKHVSATVVALTGYTAPLVGLIGGVVLLHELITPAIAVGGLLTLAGVVAVGTPGRSPSGLAS, encoded by the coding sequence ATGCACCCGCGATCGATCGTAGCTCTGGGCGCCGCATCGTTTGGATGGGGCCTGGCCGGCGTTGGAGTTCGGGCCTTGTTCGTCGCGGGAGCGACGACGTTTACCGTCGTCGTCTTTCGAATCCTGTTCGCAACGGTTGCCATCGTGGGGTACGGCCTGGTCCGGCAAACCGTCATAGACCGGGAGGCCTGGCGCCGGGGCTCGGCCATCGGTGTCCTTCGGATTGGAATCGCGCCGATGCTCTTTATCGGGTCGCTGAACTTCGTCTCGGCCGGGTTCGAGGCGCTGGTGATTACGCTGGTTCCGGTTGTAACGGCTGTCATGGCTCGCTTTCTCTTGTCAGAGACCTTGCGGCGTACGCAGGTGTTCGGCTTGCTATTTGGCCTGACCGGCACCCTGATCATCGTGTTGTCGGGCGACAGCGGTCTAGCCGAGGGTGGCAGCGCCCTGGTCGGCGGCGGACTCGCCTTTGGTGGTGTGGTGGTCGGGTCTATGTCGGGGATCCTCAGTCGACGTTTCGCCCCGATGCATAACACCACCGAGCTTGCCATACCCATGTTCGTCAGCGGCCTGTTCGTGGCAGGGGCGGTGGGACTTGCCGTAGGTGGAGTGACCCCGACCAGCGTGGCATCTGGTTATTGGGTCCTGCTCATTGGCCTCGGTCTCGGTTCCACCCTTCTGCCGTTCGCAGCAACGCTATATGCAACCAAGCATGTCTCGGCGACGGTTGTTGCCCTCACCGGATACACGGCACCCCTGGTGGGCTTGATTGGCGGAGTGGTTCTGCTCCACGAATTGATCACTCCGGCCATCGCCGTCGGCGGCTTGCTCACTCTCGCCGGGGTCGTGGCGGTCGGAACCCCCGGGCGCAGCCCGTCCGGTCTCGCTTCCTAA
- a CDS encoding PspC domain-containing protein, with amino-acid sequence MAYDLETHPTEQPQVVRVRRSTTDKVVAGVAGGLGRYLGIDPVILRVAFVLLALSGGSGVLLYIIGWIAIPEEQPTDVLGPAPTGSSLAGRTIIGATVIAVGSVLLMSEFLPDLSKYLWPIGLVSIGVFIMLGGRK; translated from the coding sequence ATGGCTTATGATCTGGAAACCCATCCGACCGAACAACCCCAGGTTGTTCGTGTACGGCGGAGCACCACAGACAAAGTGGTGGCTGGAGTCGCGGGAGGACTCGGTCGTTACCTCGGAATTGATCCGGTGATCCTCCGGGTGGCGTTTGTGTTGTTGGCTCTGTCGGGGGGATCTGGTGTCCTCCTCTACATCATTGGCTGGATTGCGATTCCAGAAGAACAGCCAACCGATGTGTTGGGCCCGGCCCCAACCGGGTCGAGCCTTGCCGGTCGGACGATTATTGGTGCCACCGTGATCGCGGTCGGGTCAGTTTTGCTGATGTCTGAGTTCCTCCCCGATTTGTCCAAGTACCTATGGCCGATCGGGCTGGTCTCGATCGGTGTCTTCATTATGTTGGGAGGCCGCAAATGA
- a CDS encoding 23S rRNA (pseudouridine(1915)-N(3))-methyltransferase RlmH yields MRYRILAVGQLKRGFYAEGCSFYLDRLQRIASAEVIEIKDGKDRDSDKRNAAESNSLLQQADGKVVVLDERGKSYGSEELAAIVSGWETEGVSRISLLIGGANGHGPQLREHAGAIWRLSDLTLPHELARLVLLEQLYRIETIRSGHPYHRA; encoded by the coding sequence GTGAGATATCGAATCCTCGCCGTCGGGCAACTCAAGCGTGGCTTCTACGCAGAAGGTTGCTCATTCTATCTTGACCGCCTTCAGAGAATCGCCTCCGCCGAGGTCATTGAGATCAAGGACGGGAAGGATCGCGATAGCGATAAACGGAACGCCGCCGAGTCAAACAGTCTGCTGCAACAGGCTGATGGCAAGGTCGTTGTCCTTGACGAGCGTGGTAAGAGTTACGGATCCGAGGAGCTGGCCGCGATCGTCAGCGGCTGGGAAACCGAAGGTGTTTCGCGGATTAGTTTGCTCATCGGGGGAGCCAACGGACATGGTCCTCAACTGCGCGAGCATGCCGGAGCGATTTGGCGTCTCTCTGACTTGACGTTGCCGCACGAACTCGCCCGACTCGTGTTGCTTGAGCAGCTGTACCGGATCGAGACGATCCGGTCTGGACACCCCTATCACCGGGCCTAG
- a CDS encoding MFS transporter, producing the protein MNDPQPKSVLAPELLPASIAIFTLVGLSAFNSLGVSAALPNLAADLGNLDLLPWVVTVYLLMAGVATVVAGALIDSVGLRFIFRFSVGAFVLGSLMAGLAGSMVLLIGARVMQGLGGGGVIAVGLAGVNLLFPKHLVGRAFAANSTVWGVMGVAGPALAAFLLSFASWHWIFFLNVPFGLVSLAAGWRVMPGPVGLRSGRSLDLLGLAMVFAFNLLLLFAVNAFDGWSAWLFAGSALIAMVYLWHARRHAEPVMKRRHLIDPPFGLLAWSISLLLAGGIATESFFTLYVRGARGGSQTLTGWAVVFFVVGWTIGSNVSSRMLDRLAETSTIVTGFGITLIGLGSVATLAAVDAPLPFVFAGMAVVGTGLGMATNAGLTLLQSITAVDESGRATAAHQFYRNLGFTVGAATGGAVILFVVGRRLGDVDAVRNLLAGSPDVTDQKGAAAIADGFALAVAIGLGLGLAGLIPLGYLRKSLSEARTIANVARRQHPRYVP; encoded by the coding sequence GTGAACGATCCCCAACCCAAGAGCGTGCTGGCACCCGAATTGCTGCCCGCCTCGATCGCTATCTTCACCCTGGTTGGACTGTCGGCTTTCAACTCGTTGGGGGTGTCCGCGGCGTTGCCGAACTTGGCCGCCGATCTCGGCAACCTCGACCTTTTGCCGTGGGTGGTGACGGTCTATCTCCTTATGGCCGGTGTGGCCACCGTTGTCGCCGGCGCGCTCATTGACTCGGTTGGACTGCGGTTCATATTTCGGTTCTCCGTTGGCGCCTTCGTCCTGGGGTCTCTCATGGCGGGCCTGGCAGGCTCGATGGTTCTGCTCATCGGGGCTCGGGTCATGCAGGGTCTTGGGGGAGGAGGAGTTATCGCCGTCGGATTGGCGGGTGTGAATCTGCTCTTCCCCAAACACCTGGTCGGTCGGGCGTTCGCAGCCAATTCGACCGTTTGGGGGGTCATGGGTGTGGCAGGCCCCGCTCTGGCAGCCTTCCTTCTTTCCTTTGCGTCGTGGCATTGGATCTTCTTCCTGAACGTTCCATTTGGTCTGGTATCCCTGGCAGCAGGGTGGAGAGTGATGCCCGGTCCCGTCGGGTTGCGGTCGGGGCGGTCCCTGGATCTACTGGGCCTCGCCATGGTCTTCGCTTTCAACTTGCTGTTGCTGTTTGCGGTTAACGCCTTTGATGGGTGGTCAGCGTGGCTATTTGCCGGGTCCGCCCTCATTGCGATGGTCTATCTATGGCATGCGCGACGCCACGCGGAGCCGGTCATGAAACGGCGACACCTCATTGATCCACCTTTCGGCTTGCTGGCGTGGTCCATCAGCTTGTTGCTGGCTGGAGGCATCGCCACTGAGTCCTTCTTTACTCTCTATGTGCGGGGCGCGCGCGGTGGTAGTCAGACGTTGACCGGATGGGCGGTGGTCTTCTTTGTAGTCGGATGGACGATCGGCTCCAATGTGTCCAGTCGAATGCTCGATCGGCTTGCCGAAACCTCGACGATTGTTACTGGCTTTGGGATCACACTGATCGGCTTGGGTTCGGTGGCCACGCTGGCGGCGGTCGATGCGCCTCTACCGTTTGTGTTTGCCGGGATGGCGGTGGTTGGAACAGGACTCGGCATGGCCACCAACGCAGGGTTGACCCTTCTGCAATCGATCACGGCGGTCGACGAAAGCGGCCGGGCGACGGCCGCGCATCAGTTCTATCGAAACCTCGGTTTTACGGTCGGGGCAGCAACCGGCGGAGCCGTGATCTTGTTTGTCGTGGGACGGCGCCTCGGGGACGTCGACGCCGTCCGGAACTTGCTGGCAGGCAGTCCGGATGTCACCGACCAGAAAGGCGCCGCCGCTATTGCCGATGGCTTTGCCCTCGCGGTCGCCATCGGGCTGGGACTCGGGCTGGCCGGTCTGATACCGCTTGGCTATCTGAGAAAGAGCCTCTCGGAGGCTCGTACGATCGCCAACGTGGCCCGCCGCCAACACCCCAGATACGTTCCCTAG
- a CDS encoding ABC transporter ATP-binding protein, with protein MNPLPVAWRISKPWPFMFWINVLLWAGFHLFPAVIGVMVGRVFDALDSGDRNLVYSALWIYLAVIIGRLVLFQSSILSYSRLWHRMILLVRRNLLDYLMRAPGSRVLPMSTGAAVSTFREDSDQLVDYVENLLDLFGLVAFLGTSTWIMQSKSPALTMWAILPMLGAFVITRTLSGRIKMYRERLRTSTESVTGFIGDFFTAIESVKATGTVAPMIGHLADLNKERQQSALKDTFLDQSVRSLNRNMANVSTGLVLLAGASLIQSKQLSIGDLTVFLVYIPRMTGYMAWGGQMLAQHFRARVAVTRMMRLMVDAPVTQITDPSPLWDDDDMEPAAPVILSTDERLRRLTIAGLNYGFPDGDGQGIQDVSFTIDRGSFTVVTGRIGSGKTTLVRVLLGLLPRDAGEIRWNDQLVRDPSSFLVPPRSAYTPQVPRLVSDTLKHNITMGRPLDEATLGEVIDLARMTSDLGQLESGIDTIVGTRGARLSGGQVQRSAAARMFATDADLLVFDDLSSALDVRTEAELWKRLFELRDVTCLVVSHRHPALRRADQIILMKDGRVDDIGTLDELLARNPEMQALWEETD; from the coding sequence GTGAACCCGCTGCCCGTCGCCTGGCGCATTTCGAAGCCCTGGCCGTTCATGTTCTGGATCAATGTGCTCTTGTGGGCCGGTTTCCATCTGTTTCCAGCGGTCATCGGTGTCATGGTGGGCCGGGTATTCGATGCGCTGGATTCGGGCGATCGCAACCTGGTCTACAGCGCATTGTGGATCTATCTTGCGGTGATCATTGGCCGACTGGTCCTTTTCCAGTCGAGCATATTGTCGTACTCGCGGCTGTGGCATCGCATGATTCTCCTCGTGCGTCGCAATCTCCTCGACTACCTCATGCGGGCACCAGGTTCGCGGGTGCTGCCGATGAGTACCGGAGCGGCGGTGTCCACCTTCCGGGAAGACTCTGATCAGCTTGTCGACTATGTCGAGAATCTGCTCGACCTGTTCGGTTTGGTGGCCTTCCTGGGCACTTCAACCTGGATCATGCAGTCGAAATCTCCGGCGCTAACGATGTGGGCGATACTCCCGATGCTCGGGGCGTTCGTCATCACTCGAACGCTCTCGGGTCGGATCAAGATGTACCGGGAACGACTCCGAACCTCAACAGAATCGGTGACCGGCTTCATCGGTGACTTTTTCACGGCCATCGAATCCGTCAAAGCCACCGGGACGGTCGCGCCGATGATCGGCCATCTCGCCGATCTGAATAAGGAACGACAGCAGTCCGCGTTGAAAGACACCTTCCTCGATCAGTCGGTGCGCTCTCTCAACCGCAACATGGCGAACGTTTCCACCGGCCTGGTCCTGCTAGCCGGCGCCTCACTGATCCAGTCCAAGCAGCTGTCCATCGGCGACCTGACCGTCTTCCTCGTCTACATTCCGCGAATGACCGGGTACATGGCCTGGGGCGGCCAGATGCTCGCTCAACACTTCAGGGCCCGGGTAGCGGTCACCCGCATGATGCGACTTATGGTCGACGCCCCCGTCACCCAGATCACCGACCCGAGTCCACTCTGGGACGACGATGACATGGAGCCGGCCGCTCCAGTCATTCTGTCGACAGACGAACGCCTTCGGCGCCTCACCATCGCAGGTCTCAACTACGGGTTCCCTGATGGCGACGGACAGGGCATCCAGGACGTATCGTTCACGATCGACCGGGGCAGCTTCACCGTGGTGACCGGGAGGATCGGCTCCGGAAAGACGACCCTGGTGAGGGTCTTGCTCGGATTGCTCCCGCGCGACGCCGGTGAAATCCGGTGGAACGACCAGCTGGTGCGCGACCCGAGCTCTTTCCTGGTTCCACCCCGTTCGGCCTACACCCCGCAAGTACCGCGGTTGGTTTCGGACACGCTTAAACACAACATCACCATGGGTCGGCCACTTGACGAAGCGACGCTCGGCGAAGTGATCGACCTGGCCCGGATGACGAGTGACCTCGGACAACTGGAATCGGGCATCGACACGATTGTCGGGACCAGGGGCGCCCGGTTGTCAGGGGGCCAGGTGCAGCGATCGGCCGCTGCTCGGATGTTCGCTACCGACGCCGACCTTCTGGTGTTCGACGACCTGTCGTCTGCCCTCGACGTGCGAACAGAGGCTGAACTCTGGAAACGCCTGTTTGAGCTGCGCGACGTGACCTGCCTGGTGGTTTCGCACCGTCACCCCGCCTTGCGACGCGCCGACCAGATCATCCTTATGAAGGACGGCCGGGTAGACGACATCGGAACGTTGGACGAGCTTCTGGCGCGTAACCCCGAAATGCAAGCCCTGTGGGAGGAAACCGACTGA